A genomic window from Arthrobacter sp. FW305-BF8 includes:
- the rsmI gene encoding 16S rRNA (cytidine(1402)-2'-O)-methyltransferase, producing the protein MVLAATPIGNVGDASSRLVELLATADIVAAEDTRRLHRLVQSLEVAVSGRIISYHEHNEATKTAELLEQVRSGKTLVMVTDAGMPAVSDPGFRLVEGAVAAGLTVTAVPGPSAVLTALALSGLPTDRFCFEGFLPRKAGERAARLADLDAERRTMVFFEAPHRLEAMLRALHERFGPDRRAAVCRELTKTYEEVLRGSLREMLQWAEANEVRGEIAVVVAGAPERAPGSPEDGVAAVNELVAKGVRLKDAVAAVAEETRVSKRELYSAVLAAR; encoded by the coding sequence ATCGTCCTGGCCGCAACACCCATCGGCAACGTGGGCGACGCTTCCTCCCGGCTCGTGGAACTGCTGGCGACGGCGGACATCGTGGCTGCCGAGGACACCCGGCGGCTGCACCGCCTGGTGCAGAGCCTGGAGGTCGCCGTGAGCGGGCGGATCATCAGCTACCACGAGCACAACGAGGCCACCAAGACCGCGGAACTCCTGGAGCAGGTCCGCTCCGGAAAGACCCTCGTCATGGTCACCGACGCGGGCATGCCCGCAGTCTCCGACCCCGGCTTCCGGCTGGTCGAAGGCGCGGTGGCTGCGGGACTCACCGTCACGGCCGTCCCCGGACCGTCGGCCGTCCTCACCGCACTGGCCCTGTCAGGCCTGCCCACCGACAGGTTCTGTTTCGAAGGGTTCCTGCCCCGGAAGGCCGGCGAACGCGCCGCCCGCCTGGCGGATCTCGACGCCGAACGCCGCACCATGGTCTTCTTCGAGGCGCCGCACCGGCTTGAAGCCATGCTGCGGGCGCTGCACGAGCGCTTCGGCCCGGACCGGCGCGCGGCGGTGTGCCGCGAACTCACCAAGACCTACGAGGAGGTCCTCCGCGGCTCGCTCCGGGAAATGCTGCAGTGGGCGGAGGCCAACGAGGTGCGCGGCGAGATCGCCGTGGTGGTGGCGGGTGCGCCGGAGCGTGCGCCCGGCTCCCCGGAGGACGGCGTCGCCGCCGTCAATGAACTCGTGGCCAAGGGTGTCCGGCTCAAGGACGCCGTCGCTGCCGTCGCCGAAGAAACCCGCGTGAGCAAGCGGGAACTGTACTCAGCCGTCCTCGCGGCGCGGTGA
- a CDS encoding NAD-dependent succinate-semialdehyde dehydrogenase yields the protein MSVTTQSTATAERESELLASVPTGLLINGEWRPAASGKTFDVEDPATGKTLLSIADASAEDGAAALDAAAAAQESWAKVPPRERGEILRRAFELVTERTEDFALLMTLEMGKPLAEARGEVTYGAEFLRWFSEEAVRAFGRYSVSPDGKSRLLVTKKPVGPCLLITPWNFPLAMATRKIAPAVAAGCTMVLKSANLTPLTSQLFAAVMQEAGLPAGVLNVIPTSTAGATTGPLIKDSRLRKLSFTGSTEVGRRLLSDASETVLRTSMELGGNAPFVVFEDADVDAAVAGAMLAKLRNMGEACTAANRFIVHESVADEFAEKFAAKMKDMTTARGTEPESKVGPLIDAKSRDKVHELVTDAVSAGATTVVGGAPVDGPGYFYQPTILKGVTEGTRILSEEIFGPVAPIITFSAEDEAVRLANNTEYGLVAYVFTKDLNRGIRMGERLETGMLGLNAGVVSNAAAPFGGVKQSGLGREGGLEGIEEYLYTQYIGIADPYAG from the coding sequence GTGTCTGTTACTACACAGTCCACTGCTACCGCAGAACGCGAGAGCGAATTGCTCGCGTCTGTTCCCACCGGCCTGCTCATCAACGGCGAGTGGCGTCCCGCGGCGTCGGGCAAGACGTTCGACGTCGAGGATCCCGCCACCGGGAAGACGCTGCTGAGCATCGCCGACGCCTCCGCCGAGGACGGCGCCGCTGCCCTGGATGCGGCCGCCGCCGCGCAGGAGTCCTGGGCCAAGGTGCCGCCGCGGGAGCGCGGCGAGATCCTGCGCCGCGCCTTTGAACTGGTCACCGAGCGGACCGAGGACTTCGCACTGCTGATGACCCTGGAGATGGGCAAGCCGCTGGCCGAGGCCCGCGGCGAGGTCACCTACGGCGCCGAGTTCCTGCGCTGGTTCTCCGAGGAAGCCGTCCGCGCCTTCGGCCGCTACTCTGTCTCGCCGGACGGCAAGTCCCGCCTGCTGGTGACCAAGAAGCCGGTGGGCCCGTGCCTGCTGATCACGCCGTGGAACTTCCCGCTGGCCATGGCCACCCGCAAGATCGCCCCCGCCGTCGCCGCCGGCTGCACGATGGTGCTGAAGTCCGCGAACCTCACTCCGCTGACCTCACAGCTGTTCGCCGCCGTCATGCAGGAGGCCGGCCTGCCCGCAGGCGTCCTGAACGTCATCCCCACTTCCACGGCCGGAGCCACCACCGGCCCGCTGATCAAGGACTCCCGGCTCCGGAAGCTCTCCTTCACCGGTTCCACCGAGGTTGGCCGGCGGCTGCTGTCCGACGCCTCCGAGACGGTCCTGCGGACCTCGATGGAACTCGGCGGCAACGCCCCATTCGTGGTGTTCGAAGACGCCGACGTCGATGCCGCCGTCGCCGGCGCCATGCTGGCCAAGCTGCGGAACATGGGCGAGGCCTGCACCGCCGCGAACCGCTTCATCGTGCACGAATCCGTCGCCGACGAGTTCGCGGAGAAGTTCGCCGCGAAGATGAAGGACATGACCACCGCCCGCGGCACCGAGCCCGAGTCCAAGGTGGGCCCGCTGATCGACGCCAAGAGCCGGGACAAGGTCCACGAACTGGTCACCGACGCCGTCTCCGCGGGTGCCACCACCGTGGTGGGCGGCGCCCCCGTGGACGGGCCGGGCTACTTCTACCAGCCCACCATCCTCAAGGGCGTCACCGAGGGAACCCGGATCCTGTCCGAGGAGATCTTCGGCCCCGTCGCCCCGATCATCACGTTCTCCGCCGAGGACGAGGCCGTGCGCCTGGCCAACAACACCGAATACGGGCTGGTGGCCTATGTCTTCACAAAGGACCTCAACCGCGGCATCCGCATGGGCGAGCGGCTCGAGACCGGCATGCTGGGCCTGAACGCCGGCGTCGTCTCCAACGCCGCGGCACCCTTCGGCGGCGTGAAGCAGTCCGGCCTGGGCCGTGAGGGCGGCCTCGAAGGCATCGAGGAATACCTCTACACCCAGTACATCGGCATCGCCGACCCCTACGCCGGTTAA
- a CDS encoding MFS transporter, which produces MKSDTHKLRTSTESIQKGSRRSNSTRKAAASGWVGSALEYYDWFIYAQAAALVFPTVFFPAGNPTVALIASLGTYAVGYVARPIGAFVLGQWGDRHGRKNVLVLAMLLMGASTFAVALLPTYDQVGILAPALLLVLRLIQGFAVAGELSGASAMIVEHAPFGRRGFYASFALQGTQAGQIIAAAVFLPLSAVLTAEDFHAWGWRIPFLLSALVVFAGYIIRRRVEETPVFVEEKAHRDVPRMPVVQVLRESGLNVVRAVCMTLVNVVGVTVAVFGAAYATQPGYGIGMSTTVYLWIPVLANVVALALIPWFGDLSDRFGRRPLMIVGSLGSGALAYGYLYAVSQNNVPLTIVLAILMWGTLYQVWNATFASFFQELFPSRTRVTGFAISQNIGLLTTSFLPSLFAVVAPPGSANVPLTVGSICFGITVIGAIAAWSARETHRIPLSELGSPEATPVSREEYASVRAAAR; this is translated from the coding sequence ATGAAGAGCGACACACACAAGCTGCGGACTTCGACTGAATCGATTCAGAAAGGCTCGCGCCGATCGAACAGCACCAGAAAGGCTGCCGCCAGCGGCTGGGTGGGCAGCGCCCTCGAGTACTACGACTGGTTCATCTATGCCCAGGCCGCAGCCCTGGTCTTCCCTACCGTCTTCTTCCCCGCCGGAAACCCGACTGTAGCGCTGATCGCCTCGCTCGGCACGTACGCCGTGGGATACGTCGCCCGCCCGATCGGAGCCTTCGTCCTCGGCCAGTGGGGCGACAGGCACGGCCGCAAGAACGTCCTGGTCCTGGCCATGCTGCTGATGGGCGCCTCTACCTTTGCGGTCGCCCTGCTGCCCACCTACGACCAGGTCGGCATCCTGGCCCCGGCGCTACTGCTGGTCCTCCGCCTGATCCAGGGATTCGCCGTGGCCGGCGAGCTGAGCGGGGCCAGCGCCATGATTGTGGAACACGCACCGTTCGGCCGCCGCGGCTTCTATGCAAGCTTCGCCCTCCAGGGCACCCAGGCCGGACAGATCATCGCCGCCGCCGTCTTCCTTCCGCTCTCGGCCGTGCTCACCGCTGAAGACTTCCACGCCTGGGGCTGGCGCATCCCGTTCCTCCTCAGCGCCCTGGTGGTGTTTGCCGGCTACATCATCCGCCGCCGGGTTGAGGAGACACCCGTGTTTGTGGAGGAGAAGGCACACCGCGACGTCCCCAGGATGCCGGTGGTCCAGGTGCTGCGGGAAAGCGGGCTGAACGTTGTGCGGGCAGTCTGCATGACGCTGGTCAACGTTGTGGGCGTCACCGTGGCGGTCTTCGGTGCGGCCTACGCCACGCAGCCGGGGTACGGCATCGGCATGAGCACCACGGTCTACCTCTGGATCCCGGTACTGGCCAACGTCGTCGCGCTGGCCCTTATCCCCTGGTTCGGGGACCTCTCGGACCGCTTCGGAAGGCGGCCGCTGATGATCGTCGGCTCGTTGGGCTCCGGCGCGCTGGCCTACGGGTACCTGTACGCGGTCAGCCAGAACAACGTGCCGCTGACCATTGTCCTGGCGATCCTGATGTGGGGCACGCTCTACCAGGTCTGGAACGCCACCTTCGCCAGCTTCTTCCAGGAGCTCTTCCCCTCCCGGACGCGGGTTACCGGGTTCGCCATCTCGCAGAACATTGGGCTCCTCACCACGTCCTTCCTGCCGAGCCTCTTCGCGGTGGTCGCTCCCCCGGGTTCGGCAAACGTTCCCCTTACTGTGGGGTCCATCTGCTTCGGCATCACGGTCATCGGGGCGATTGCAGCCTGGTCCGCCAGGGAGACACACCGGATTCCCCTCAGCGAGCTGGGATCACCGGAGGCCACCCCGGTCTCCCGTGAGGAGTACGCAAGCGTCCGGGCCGCAGCCCGCTAA